Proteins co-encoded in one Marmota flaviventris isolate mMarFla1 chromosome 9, mMarFla1.hap1, whole genome shotgun sequence genomic window:
- the Mmp12 gene encoding macrophage metalloelastase, translating to METIPMTKMKISRDSLKEKIQEMQQFFGLNVTGQLDTSTLEVMHKPRCGVPDVHHYSTFQGRPVWKKHEITYRINNYTPDMKQEDVDYAIQKAFQVWSDVTPLKFRRVHAGEADIMISFANGAHGDFNPFDGKDGVLAHAYEPGPGIGGDAHFDEAETWSKNHNGRNLFLVAVHELGHSLGLGHSNDRKAIMYPNYGYLDPNMFHLSSDDIRGIQSLYGGPEKHQPMPNPDRPKPAVCDPNLSFDAVTTLGDKIIFFKDGFFWWKFPETSKTGISSISSLWPTLPSGIQAAYEIEARNQVFLFKDDKYWLLSNMRLQPNYPKSIYSLGFPKYVKKIDGAVFNPLLYKTYFFVNSWYWRYDERNQRMDPGYPRQITKNFPGIGPKIDAVFYFKSKYYYFFQGSTQLKYDVMLHRVTKRMRSSNWFGC from the exons ATGGAGACAATTCcaatgacaaaaatgaaaatcagtagGGACTCCTTAAAGGAAAAAATCCAGGAAATGCAGCAGTTCTTTGGGCTAAACGTGACCGGGCAGCTGGACACTTCTACTCTGGAGGTGATGCACAAACCTAGATGTGGAGTGCCTGATGTCCATCATTACAGCACATTTCAAGGAAGGCCAGTGTGGAAGAAGCATGAAATCACCTACAG aaTCAATAATTACACTCCTGACATGAAGCAAGAGGATGTTGACTATGCCATCCAGAAAGCTTTTCAAGTATGGAGTGACGTGACCCCCCTGAAATTCAGAAGGGTTCATGCGGGAGAAGCTGACATTATGATATCTTTTGCAAATGGAG ctcatgGAGATTTCAACCCTTTTGATGGCAAAGATGGAGTCTTAGCCCATGCTTATGAACCTGGACCTGGTATTGGAGGAGATGCACATTTTGATGAGGCAGAAACCTGGAGTAAAAATCACAatg GCAGAAACTTATTCCTTGTTGCTGTCCATGAACTTGGGCATTCCTTGGGACTTGGGCATTCCAATGATCGAAAGGCAATAATGTACCCCAACTATGGTTATCTCGACCCCAACATGTTTCACCTGTCTTCTGATGACATCCGTGGCATTCAGTCCCTCTACG gaGGCCCAGAGAAGCACCAACCTATGCCAAATCCGGACAGACCAAAGCCAGCTGTCTGTGACCCCAACTTGAGTTTTGATGCTGTCACTACATTgggagataaaattattttctttaaagacgG GTTCTTCTGGTGGAAGTTTCCTGAGACATCAAAGACCGGCATTAGTTCAATATCTTCCTTATGGCCAACCCTGCCTTCTGGCATTCAAGCTGCTTATGAAATTGAAGCCAGaaatcaagtttttctttttaaag ATGACAAGTACTGGTTACTTAGCAATATGAGACTGCAGCCAAACTATCCAAAGAGTATATATTCGCTGGGCTTTcctaaatatgtgaaaaaaattgaTGGTGCTGTCTTCAACCCACTTCTCTACAAGACCTACTTCTTTGTAAATAGCTGGTATTGGAG GTATGATGAGAGGAATCAGCGCATGGACCCTGGTTATCCCCGACAGATTACCAAGAACTTCCCAGGAATTGGGCCTAAAATTGATGCAGTCTTCTATTTCAAAAGTAAGT aCTACTATTTCTTCCAAGGATCTACCCAACTTAAATATGATGTTATGTTACATCGTGTTACCAAAAGGATGAGAAGCAGTAACTGGTTTGGTTGTTAG